A region from the Desulfosoma sp. genome encodes:
- the amrS gene encoding AmmeMemoRadiSam system radical SAM enzyme — protein sequence MHEARFYTQEEKNAVRCRLCAHGCLIKPEKTGLCGVRRNLEGRLYSMVYGKLIAANVDPIEKKPLFHFLPGTFSYSIATVGCNFRCLFCQNADISQAPRDHGAVYGRESTPSSVVQDALRTRCASISYTYTEPTIFMEFAMDVGIEARRAGLKNVFVSNGYMTPEALQVAAETFLDAANVDLKAFRDRFYKEMCGARLDPVLETLQGMKRLGIWLEVTTLLIPGLNDDPQELKELAEFLVSLGPETPWHVSRFHPTYRLTDRPPTPVATVRQAREIGLKAGLRYVYTGNVPGDEGENTYCPQCGAVVMKRYGFSIKPQGISKGACTACGARIHGVHLP from the coding sequence ATGCATGAAGCGCGTTTTTATACTCAGGAAGAAAAGAACGCCGTGCGTTGCCGCCTGTGCGCGCACGGCTGCCTGATCAAGCCGGAAAAAACCGGATTGTGCGGTGTTCGCCGTAACCTTGAGGGCCGTCTTTATTCTATGGTTTACGGCAAGTTGATCGCAGCCAATGTGGATCCTATAGAAAAAAAACCCCTCTTTCATTTTCTTCCGGGAACTTTCAGTTATTCCATCGCTACGGTGGGATGCAATTTCCGGTGCCTCTTTTGTCAAAATGCGGATATTTCTCAGGCTCCTAGAGACCATGGGGCCGTCTACGGCAGGGAATCCACTCCGAGCTCCGTGGTCCAAGATGCTTTAAGAACACGATGCGCCAGTATCAGCTACACCTATACGGAACCCACAATCTTCATGGAATTTGCCATGGATGTGGGGATCGAGGCGAGAAGAGCCGGCCTGAAAAACGTCTTCGTCTCCAACGGCTACATGACTCCGGAAGCCCTGCAGGTAGCTGCCGAAACCTTTCTTGACGCCGCCAATGTGGACCTCAAAGCTTTTCGAGACCGTTTTTACAAGGAAATGTGCGGCGCCCGCCTCGATCCGGTGCTGGAAACTTTGCAGGGCATGAAACGTTTGGGAATTTGGCTCGAAGTGACGACGCTCCTCATCCCGGGTCTCAACGATGACCCTCAGGAACTCAAGGAACTGGCCGAATTTCTCGTGTCTTTGGGACCGGAGACTCCATGGCATGTGAGTCGTTTTCATCCCACATACCGCTTGACCGATCGACCACCCACACCTGTGGCTACAGTGCGGCAAGCTCGCGAGATCGGATTGAAAGCAGGACTGCGTTACGTGTACACAGGCAATGTGCCTGGAGACGAAGGCGAAAACACTTACTGTCCACAATGTGGCGCCGTCGTCATGAAACGCTACGGCTTTTCCATAAAGCCTCAGGGAATTTCCAAAGGAGCCTGTACGGCATGCGGTGCGCGCATTCACGGAGTGCATTTGCCGTAA
- the asnB gene encoding asparagine synthase (glutamine-hydrolyzing) has translation MCGIGAIFRYKNNGVISDAEQWLAKVNARQRSRGPDGEGVWVSEDRTVGLAHRRLAIIDLSPAGRQPMASEDGQIQITFNGEIYNYKDLRAALEAQGARFRSQSDTEVLIHLYQRYGVSMVEHLRGMYAFALWDGKKGGLLLARDPFGIKPLYYADDAGTLKVASQVKALLAAGVSDTSPEPAGHAGFFLWGWVPEPFTLYRGIRCLPPGSTLWVSRGGPVPEARVHCDVAKEIASRATAEPILDRRKVEEVLGEALEETMRYHMVSDVPVGMFLSAGLDSTSLAALASRRSPIPLRTFTLGFDEFRGRLDDETPFAEMVAQMLGTCHETGWVSKKDLMDNLDHFFDAMDQPTIDGINTYLVSKGAAEKGIKVALSGLGGDELFGGYPSFRHVPLIVKLAKPFGAFGALVRALVEPALGRVVSPKYAGLLEYGGSFGGAYLLRRAVYMPWELSRFMDSDMAREGWQTLQVTVALNRTVEKTQDPFRAVSALEVTQYMRNMLLRDTDWAGMAHSLEIRVPLVDVVFLKTVVGLLRANSWNYKHLLAHCAWNGNPPEALTHRAKTGFSVPISEWLIPNSRTVGSWRRAWLKEVYKTFLAQHSF, from the coding sequence ATGTGCGGCATAGGTGCCATTTTTCGCTACAAAAACAATGGTGTTATAAGCGATGCAGAACAATGGTTGGCAAAGGTAAACGCTCGTCAAAGGTCACGGGGGCCAGACGGAGAAGGGGTGTGGGTTTCCGAAGATCGTACGGTGGGTCTCGCCCATAGACGTCTGGCCATCATCGACCTCTCTCCGGCGGGCCGGCAGCCCATGGCATCTGAAGACGGTCAGATTCAGATAACCTTTAACGGTGAGATCTATAATTACAAGGACTTGCGCGCCGCCTTGGAAGCTCAAGGAGCTCGGTTTCGATCTCAAAGCGACACGGAAGTTCTTATCCATCTCTATCAACGTTATGGCGTGTCCATGGTTGAGCATCTACGCGGGATGTATGCGTTTGCTTTGTGGGATGGCAAGAAGGGGGGGCTTTTGCTCGCTCGAGACCCCTTCGGCATTAAACCCCTTTACTATGCAGACGATGCCGGCACTTTGAAGGTGGCAAGCCAAGTCAAGGCTCTTCTGGCTGCGGGTGTTTCCGATACGTCTCCCGAACCGGCCGGTCATGCAGGCTTTTTCCTTTGGGGTTGGGTGCCCGAACCTTTCACTTTGTACCGAGGCATTCGATGCCTTCCTCCCGGTTCCACACTCTGGGTTTCCAGAGGAGGTCCCGTACCTGAGGCAAGAGTCCATTGCGATGTTGCCAAGGAAATCGCAAGCAGGGCGACTGCGGAACCGATTTTGGACCGCCGAAAAGTGGAGGAAGTTCTCGGAGAAGCTTTGGAAGAAACCATGCGCTACCACATGGTCTCCGATGTGCCGGTGGGCATGTTTCTCTCAGCCGGCCTGGATTCCACATCCCTTGCCGCCCTGGCTTCACGCCGTTCGCCGATACCTCTACGCACCTTCACTCTAGGATTTGATGAATTTCGAGGGAGATTGGACGACGAGACGCCTTTTGCCGAAATGGTCGCTCAGATGCTGGGTACGTGCCACGAAACAGGGTGGGTGTCCAAAAAAGATCTCATGGACAACCTGGATCACTTTTTTGACGCCATGGACCAGCCGACCATCGACGGCATCAATACCTATTTGGTAAGTAAGGGGGCCGCAGAAAAGGGTATCAAAGTGGCCCTCTCAGGCTTGGGCGGTGACGAACTCTTTGGGGGCTATCCTTCCTTTCGGCATGTCCCTTTGATCGTCAAATTGGCCAAACCCTTTGGGGCCTTCGGGGCTCTAGTGCGAGCCTTGGTGGAACCCGCGCTCGGTCGTGTGGTGTCACCCAAGTATGCAGGCTTGTTGGAATATGGTGGAAGTTTTGGCGGAGCCTACCTGCTGCGACGTGCCGTTTATATGCCTTGGGAGCTTTCTCGGTTCATGGATTCGGACATGGCCAGAGAAGGATGGCAAACACTTCAAGTCACGGTCGCCTTAAACCGAACCGTTGAAAAGACTCAGGATCCTTTCCGCGCCGTCTCCGCTTTGGAAGTCACCCAGTACATGCGCAATATGCTGCTTCGGGATACCGACTGGGCAGGTATGGCCCATAGCCTGGAAATACGTGTTCCTCTTGTGGATGTGGTCTTTTTGAAAACCGTCGTGGGTCTGCTGCGCGCCAATTCATGGAATTACAAGCACCTTCTAGCCCATTGCGCCTGGAACGGAAATCCTCCCGAAGCCTTGACGCATCGTGCCAAGACAGGATTTTCCGTCCCTATTTCCGAATGGCTCATCCCCAACTCTCGCACCGTTGGCAGCTGGCGTCGCGCTTGGCTCAAAGAAGTCTACAAGACTTTTTTGGCGCAGCACAGCTTCTGA
- a CDS encoding MerR family transcriptional regulator yields the protein MEVENGKALYPIGIVAELLNIHPRTLRIYEQEGLIKPARRGGKRFYSNNDLQWLKCLRRLLTEDGLNIAGIKKLLTVAPCWEIRGCEESVRKSCPAILNFPVPCWDLVPRACKEKGQLCTECEVYLKKKNHVMMRRCHEGEAQDSKA from the coding sequence GTGGAGGTAGAAAACGGAAAGGCTCTTTATCCTATTGGAATTGTGGCCGAACTACTCAACATACACCCAAGAACACTAAGAATTTACGAGCAGGAAGGCCTCATAAAGCCGGCACGGCGAGGCGGTAAACGTTTTTATTCCAACAATGACCTGCAGTGGCTCAAATGCCTGCGTCGTTTGCTTACTGAAGACGGTTTGAACATTGCCGGGATTAAAAAGCTTCTCACCGTGGCCCCATGCTGGGAAATTCGAGGTTGCGAGGAATCCGTACGCAAGAGCTGCCCGGCGATTCTGAATTTTCCTGTGCCCTGCTGGGATTTGGTACCTCGTGCCTGCAAGGAAAAAGGGCAATTGTGCACCGAGTGCGAAGTCTATCTCAAAAAGAAGAATCACGTCATGATGCGGCGCTGCCATGAAGGAGAAGCGCAGGATTCCAAGGCATGA
- a CDS encoding endonuclease III domain-containing protein — MEAEPSVILHHLFETLLAAFGPQGWWPADTPFEVIIGAILTQNTSWNNVTLAIKRLKARDLLDLSKILNTDSDTLRECLRPSGFFNQKTRYVLEFCRHVHHHHEGNLSAFLQQNLETLRKELLSIAGIGPETADSIILYAAHQPSFVVDAYTRRILSRHGLVPSNIGYEALRQYFMDALPPNVYLFQEFHALLVRVGHLYCRKNPRCADCPVLSLEMREPSKTRRLP, encoded by the coding sequence ATGGAGGCCGAGCCTTCCGTTATTCTTCACCATCTTTTCGAAACTCTTTTGGCCGCCTTCGGCCCTCAGGGCTGGTGGCCCGCCGATACGCCGTTTGAAGTCATCATCGGCGCTATCCTGACGCAAAACACCTCCTGGAACAACGTCACCCTCGCCATCAAACGCCTTAAAGCCAGAGACCTGCTGGACCTTTCAAAGATTCTCAACACTGATTCCGATACTTTACGCGAGTGCTTACGGCCTTCGGGTTTCTTCAACCAGAAAACCCGCTATGTCCTGGAGTTCTGCCGACATGTGCACCATCATCACGAAGGAAACTTGTCCGCTTTTCTTCAACAAAACTTGGAAACACTGAGAAAAGAACTTTTATCCATTGCCGGCATCGGACCTGAAACCGCCGACAGCATCATCCTTTACGCCGCGCATCAGCCCAGCTTTGTGGTGGATGCCTATACACGCCGTATCCTATCCAGGCACGGCCTTGTGCCTAGCAACATCGGCTACGAGGCCTTACGCCAGTATTTTATGGACGCTCTTCCCCCCAATGTGTATCTTTTTCAGGAATTTCATGCTCTGCTGGTGCGGGTCGGCCATCTTTATTGTCGTAAAAACCCGCGGTGTGCGGATTGCCCTGTCCTTTCCCTGGAGATGAGAGAACCA
- a CDS encoding class I SAM-dependent methyltransferase has translation MGYIFRLEDALRMERWAETEPGRTVLRLERNLLQRLWNPTSPQRVLDVGCGTGWTLQWLAQLGHAVTGVEPSWELVRYAQRKLPQRILIHHGFAEDLPFSDNEFDTVTLITTLEFVENPRAALAEACRVARRHVLIGTLNKWSLTGCYRRMEFLWKPSLYRHAVFQSVLSLKHLLEDVLYGSAVCQWRTCLVFPLWLATHLEIVEDHPLFQYQPFGHFLAMRVDLRPVHRPVQDPLMERVVGAGPAGTPRSCWRLHGRNGCSPSTGVPCQGSVVSSRRSRAVTRSLDEGSGHA, from the coding sequence GTGGGATACATTTTTCGCCTCGAAGATGCCCTGCGCATGGAAAGATGGGCTGAAACCGAGCCCGGACGCACCGTTTTGCGCTTGGAACGAAATCTGCTCCAACGCCTCTGGAATCCAACGAGTCCGCAACGTGTTCTGGATGTGGGTTGCGGCACAGGCTGGACCCTTCAGTGGCTCGCTCAACTTGGGCATGCCGTCACGGGCGTCGAACCATCGTGGGAATTGGTCCGCTATGCCCAGAGAAAACTTCCTCAGCGTATCCTTATTCATCACGGATTTGCCGAAGATCTGCCCTTCAGTGACAATGAGTTCGATACGGTGACTCTGATCACCACGCTGGAATTTGTTGAAAACCCTCGAGCAGCTTTGGCCGAGGCGTGCCGAGTGGCACGGCGGCATGTGCTTATCGGTACTTTAAACAAATGGTCTCTGACCGGTTGTTATCGCCGCATGGAATTTCTGTGGAAGCCTTCGCTTTACCGTCACGCAGTCTTTCAATCGGTGCTTTCCCTGAAACATCTTCTGGAAGACGTGCTTTATGGCTCCGCGGTCTGCCAGTGGAGAACCTGCCTGGTTTTTCCATTATGGCTTGCCACACATCTGGAGATAGTGGAAGACCACCCGCTTTTCCAATACCAGCCTTTCGGACACTTTTTGGCCATGCGTGTGGACCTTCGTCCCGTGCATAGGCCGGTTCAGGATCCGCTTATGGAACGCGTCGTAGGTGCCGGACCGGCGGGAACCCCTCGATCTTGCTGGCGTCTTCATGGCCGAAATGGGTGTTCCCCATCGACGGGTGTTCCGTGCCAAGGGTCCGTGGTGTCTTCTCGGCGTTCCAGGGCCGTAACAAGATCCCTCGATGAAGGAAGCGGCCATGCATGA
- a CDS encoding radical SAM protein, which yields MKASHVTGTLFGPVPSRRLGRSLGIDVIPPKTCTLDCLYCESGPTTHLSLHRKAFIPPDDVLAQLQHFLQKHSKAVDALTFSSAGEPTLYEPLGELISAIKAAYSYIPLVVLTNGTLLWQEEVRRGLLKADRVVPSLDAAHSEVFARLNRPHPHLSLDLLVEGLESFRREYRGAYHLEILLVRGINDSPAHLRDLAALVRRIGPDRVELNTVVRPPAQPGLDGLTAEAMKEAAAFFTSCPVDVLGAYEARGNIGDDESLEERIVQLVRRRPCSMEEMADALGVPLDTLKHVVQTLCEGGRLELRKFEARDFVVPAEGTPS from the coding sequence ATGAAAGCCTCTCACGTGACCGGTACGCTTTTTGGGCCGGTGCCGTCCCGCCGACTTGGGCGTTCCCTGGGCATCGATGTGATTCCTCCCAAGACCTGCACGTTGGACTGCCTTTATTGTGAATCCGGCCCTACGACACATCTGAGTCTTCACCGAAAGGCTTTTATACCCCCGGATGACGTGTTAGCCCAATTGCAGCACTTTTTACAAAAGCATTCAAAGGCCGTGGATGCCCTGACTTTTTCTTCGGCCGGTGAACCCACGCTCTATGAGCCTTTAGGCGAACTGATTTCCGCCATCAAAGCCGCATACAGCTATATTCCTTTGGTGGTTCTGACCAACGGAACCCTTCTGTGGCAGGAAGAAGTCCGCAGAGGCCTTCTGAAAGCTGACCGGGTCGTGCCGTCTTTGGACGCCGCTCACTCGGAGGTTTTCGCAAGGCTTAATCGTCCGCATCCGCATTTGTCTCTGGATCTCCTTGTGGAAGGTTTGGAATCCTTTCGTCGAGAATACCGGGGTGCTTATCATTTGGAAATCCTTTTGGTGAGGGGCATCAATGACAGTCCGGCCCATCTGCGTGACCTGGCGGCTTTGGTGCGACGTATCGGCCCGGATCGAGTGGAATTGAACACGGTGGTGCGTCCTCCGGCCCAACCCGGTCTTGATGGTTTGACGGCCGAAGCCATGAAAGAAGCGGCGGCCTTTTTTACATCATGCCCTGTGGATGTTTTGGGTGCCTATGAAGCCAGGGGGAACATCGGGGACGATGAAAGCCTGGAAGAGCGTATCGTGCAGCTGGTACGACGCAGGCCATGCTCCATGGAGGAAATGGCGGACGCTCTGGGAGTTCCCTTGGACACCCTGAAACACGTGGTCCAAACCCTTTGTGAAGGCGGCCGCTTGGAGCTTCGCAAGTTTGAGGCTCGGGATTTTGTGGTGCCGGCAGAAGGCACGCCCTCATAG
- a CDS encoding acyl-CoA dehydratase activase — protein sequence MAFDVGVDVGSVSVNVVVIDDHEKIVWEAPYVRHFGQVVYEVRRVLEEVFARFGAPLVRSVTFTGVHGERLAEILNAPFEVETIAQVTGAIHVVPDVRSIISIGGQDASLFQVSHRNGSWHLDAFNMNGPCASGTGSFMDQQSARLASSIYGAEFEMTQEKMQKTLQDFISLGLQHSSPAPVACRCTVFTKSDMIHLQNKGEPLPNIIAGLHYGNAANYVSTIVAARKLEEPVIFIGGMASNPLQVEAFRQYYPNLQVPAHHTSLGALGAALQSRRAGRCHRVDLNRLSENVEVSGEEFPRAPRLELRWTVFDVDETFPPWEGWEEKNPVPVYLGVDIGSTTTKYALIDEWGRIRHKRYVQTQGKPIEVTQNLLRTMLSQVGSRVRIKAVATTGSGRNVVGDFLHADLILDEITAHAKGAVAVDATVDTIFEIGGQDSKYIRLEDTHPLDFDMNKVCAAGTGSFLHELANKLKINIVGEFQDLALTSENPVSLAERCTVFMESDLFSYLQKGARREDLIAGLCYAVVHNYLNRVVGKRPIGKKIMFLGGPSLNKAVVAAFERVLQRPLVVPPHREVMGAYGAALAVKEAFERGELSEKQRDFEALAQATVHFTESVCRADRHCHNECKLKIYDFVGRKSVWGGDCGRFEVSHYRGPSAENTFEARQRLFWEMIREYAHVLGEPAEASLNEEERPVVGVPMGLHALEWGPFWVRLLAALGCRVLVSPKTDNRIALKGVESMTAETCFPVKVFHGHVDVLLDHVDYVFLPNVISMPVPESQEAGMFCPLVQSSQYVVRAALNISDDRLIRPTLFMKQGPDALVSSVYASLPRSWKIHRDRVAAAVRAAWGYQQWFRKRVHDVGRAILSRVPALEPVWIVTGRPYNLYDERLNLKLGRHLARLGIWAIPADVLDVDPEDLSDFPRMYWGLGARILKSAKRIARTPHWFGVHLSNFSCGPDSFVEHFYRHILERKPALILELDEHSAVAGLLTRVEAFRNVVKNVHESSLGSTDWNDLAGKLSN from the coding sequence GTGGCGTTCGATGTCGGTGTGGATGTGGGATCGGTCAGTGTCAACGTGGTGGTGATCGATGACCACGAAAAGATCGTTTGGGAAGCACCGTATGTGAGGCACTTCGGCCAAGTCGTTTATGAAGTGCGGCGGGTTTTGGAAGAAGTGTTTGCGAGGTTCGGCGCGCCTTTGGTGCGGTCCGTCACTTTTACGGGAGTCCATGGAGAGAGGCTGGCGGAAATCCTGAACGCCCCTTTTGAAGTGGAAACCATCGCTCAAGTTACGGGTGCTATCCATGTGGTTCCCGACGTTCGCAGCATTATCAGTATCGGCGGACAAGACGCTTCCCTTTTTCAGGTAAGCCATAGGAACGGATCCTGGCACTTGGACGCTTTCAACATGAACGGTCCATGCGCTTCGGGGACGGGTTCCTTTATGGATCAACAAAGTGCCCGATTGGCCTCTTCCATCTATGGGGCCGAATTTGAAATGACCCAGGAAAAGATGCAGAAGACTCTGCAAGATTTCATTTCCCTGGGCCTGCAACACAGTTCTCCGGCGCCGGTGGCCTGCCGTTGCACGGTTTTCACCAAATCCGACATGATCCATCTGCAAAACAAGGGGGAACCTCTGCCCAACATCATCGCCGGGCTTCACTACGGCAATGCGGCCAACTATGTGAGCACCATCGTGGCGGCTCGCAAGTTGGAAGAGCCGGTGATCTTTATCGGGGGCATGGCCTCCAACCCACTGCAGGTGGAAGCATTTCGCCAGTATTATCCGAATCTGCAAGTACCTGCTCATCATACCTCCCTAGGGGCTTTAGGGGCGGCCTTGCAGAGCCGGCGTGCCGGGCGTTGTCATCGAGTGGATCTGAATAGGTTGTCGGAAAACGTGGAGGTTTCCGGGGAAGAGTTTCCTCGAGCGCCTCGATTGGAACTGCGCTGGACGGTCTTTGACGTGGACGAGACTTTCCCTCCCTGGGAAGGGTGGGAGGAAAAGAATCCTGTGCCCGTTTACTTGGGAGTGGACATTGGGTCCACCACAACCAAATATGCCTTGATCGATGAATGGGGAAGGATTCGCCACAAGCGTTATGTCCAAACGCAGGGAAAGCCTATCGAGGTCACGCAAAACCTGTTGCGTACGATGCTTTCGCAAGTAGGGTCGCGCGTGCGCATCAAAGCTGTGGCTACCACCGGCTCCGGTCGTAACGTGGTGGGCGATTTCCTTCACGCCGATCTTATCCTGGACGAAATCACGGCCCACGCCAAAGGGGCGGTGGCGGTGGACGCTACCGTGGACACCATTTTTGAAATCGGTGGGCAGGATTCCAAATATATTCGGCTTGAAGACACCCATCCTCTGGACTTTGACATGAACAAGGTGTGTGCGGCAGGGACGGGGAGTTTTCTTCATGAATTGGCGAACAAACTCAAAATTAACATTGTGGGTGAATTTCAGGACTTGGCCCTGACATCCGAAAACCCCGTGAGCTTGGCGGAACGCTGTACGGTGTTCATGGAATCGGATCTCTTCAGCTATCTGCAAAAAGGGGCGCGCCGTGAGGACCTCATTGCGGGCTTGTGCTACGCCGTGGTTCATAACTACCTTAACCGGGTTGTGGGCAAAAGGCCTATTGGCAAAAAGATTATGTTTCTTGGAGGTCCTTCCCTGAACAAGGCTGTGGTGGCTGCGTTTGAAAGGGTTTTGCAGCGGCCTCTGGTGGTCCCGCCTCACCGCGAGGTCATGGGGGCTTATGGAGCGGCTTTGGCGGTCAAGGAAGCTTTTGAAAGGGGAGAGCTTTCTGAAAAGCAAAGAGATTTTGAGGCATTGGCTCAAGCCACGGTTCACTTTACGGAATCCGTGTGTCGAGCGGACAGACACTGCCATAACGAGTGCAAGCTGAAGATTTATGATTTTGTAGGTCGAAAGAGTGTCTGGGGAGGGGATTGCGGACGTTTTGAAGTGAGCCATTATCGTGGGCCGTCTGCGGAAAACACATTTGAAGCCCGTCAACGGCTGTTTTGGGAGATGATTCGGGAATACGCTCACGTTTTGGGGGAACCTGCCGAAGCCTCGTTAAACGAGGAGGAGCGACCTGTGGTGGGGGTTCCTATGGGCTTGCATGCCTTGGAATGGGGACCCTTTTGGGTGCGCCTTTTAGCGGCTCTTGGATGTCGAGTGTTGGTGAGCCCCAAGACCGACAACCGCATTGCCCTGAAAGGCGTGGAATCCATGACGGCGGAGACCTGTTTTCCCGTGAAAGTCTTTCACGGACACGTGGATGTTCTGCTGGATCATGTGGATTATGTCTTCTTGCCCAATGTCATCAGTATGCCCGTTCCCGAATCTCAGGAAGCCGGCATGTTCTGCCCTTTGGTGCAAAGCTCGCAATACGTGGTGCGGGCGGCCTTGAACATTTCAGATGACCGCTTGATTCGGCCGACTCTTTTCATGAAGCAGGGTCCCGATGCCCTGGTCTCTTCGGTGTATGCATCCTTGCCAAGGTCTTGGAAGATCCATCGGGATCGTGTGGCGGCTGCGGTGCGTGCGGCTTGGGGCTATCAGCAATGGTTTCGAAAACGTGTCCATGACGTGGGGCGTGCCATCCTTTCTCGAGTCCCGGCCTTGGAACCTGTCTGGATCGTCACAGGTCGTCCTTACAATCTTTATGACGAGCGCCTGAACCTGAAGCTTGGAAGACACCTAGCCAGACTGGGTATCTGGGCGATTCCGGCGGATGTTTTGGATGTGGATCCAGAGGATCTGAGCGATTTCCCTCGCATGTACTGGGGGCTTGGCGCTCGTATTCTAAAAAGTGCCAAGAGAATCGCCCGCACACCTCATTGGTTTGGAGTTCACTTGAGCAATTTCAGTTGTGGGCCGGATTCTTTTGTAGAACATTTCTACCGGCATATTTTGGAACGCAAACCAGCTTTGATTCTGGAACTGGATGAGCATAGCGCCGTGGCGGGTCTTC
- the ilvD gene encoding dihydroxy-acid dehydratase: protein MRSDLMKKGPEKAPHRSLFKAMGYTREEIDRPLIGIVNSFNEIIPGHIHLDKIAQAVKAGVRMAGGTPVEFSTIGICDGIAMNHDGMRYSLASRELIADSVEVMAMAHPFDGLVLIPNCDKIIPGMIMAAFRLNIPCIVVSGGPMLAGRVGAKPVDLISVFEGVGALKAGIIGEEDLDELEDNACPGCGSCAGMFTANSMNCLSEALGLALPGNGTIPAVSAARYRLAKMAGMRIMDLVRHNVKPRDLITMESFENAIAVDMALGCSTNTVLHVPAIAHEAGYKLNLDLFNSISARTPHLCSLRPGGPHFLEDLHAAGGVQGVMKELAKIGAVHLDARTVTGNTVGKNLESVKHVDHSVIRPVDNPYHSQGGIAILYGNLAPEGAVVKQSAVAPEMLNRTGRARVFESEKEAADAILGGAIQPGDVVVIRYEGPKGGPGMQEMLTPTAAIIGMNLGKEVALITDGRFSGGTQGAAIGHISPEAAAGGPIALVEEGDLISIDIPAKKLNLLVDEATLEARRAAWRPRPPRVQHGYLARYAKMVTSGATGAVFSE from the coding sequence ATGCGTAGCGATCTTATGAAAAAAGGACCGGAAAAAGCTCCCCATCGATCCCTTTTTAAGGCCATGGGCTACACTCGTGAAGAAATCGATCGGCCTTTGATCGGCATCGTCAATTCCTTCAATGAAATCATTCCTGGGCACATACACTTGGACAAGATCGCCCAAGCCGTAAAGGCTGGCGTGCGCATGGCTGGAGGCACCCCTGTCGAATTTTCCACCATCGGCATCTGCGACGGTATCGCCATGAACCACGACGGCATGCGCTACAGCCTGGCAAGCCGGGAACTCATTGCAGACAGTGTGGAAGTGATGGCCATGGCCCATCCTTTTGACGGCTTGGTGCTTATTCCCAACTGCGACAAGATTATTCCAGGCATGATCATGGCGGCCTTTCGTTTGAACATTCCTTGCATCGTGGTAAGCGGCGGGCCCATGTTGGCGGGTCGAGTCGGAGCAAAGCCCGTGGATCTGATATCGGTCTTTGAAGGTGTTGGTGCATTGAAAGCTGGCATCATCGGCGAAGAGGATCTGGATGAACTTGAAGACAACGCCTGCCCAGGTTGTGGGTCTTGCGCAGGCATGTTCACCGCCAATTCCATGAACTGTTTGAGCGAGGCTCTGGGACTGGCTCTTCCCGGTAACGGGACCATTCCCGCTGTTTCAGCCGCCCGTTATCGCTTGGCCAAAATGGCCGGTATGCGTATCATGGACCTGGTCCGTCACAACGTAAAACCTCGAGACCTGATCACCATGGAATCCTTTGAAAATGCTATCGCTGTGGACATGGCCCTGGGGTGTTCCACCAACACGGTGCTGCATGTGCCGGCCATCGCCCATGAAGCCGGCTACAAGTTGAATCTAGATCTTTTCAACAGCATCAGCGCCAGGACACCGCATCTTTGTTCTCTACGACCCGGAGGCCCTCATTTCTTGGAAGATCTTCATGCAGCGGGTGGTGTTCAAGGAGTTATGAAGGAACTGGCCAAGATCGGCGCCGTTCATCTGGACGCACGAACCGTGACAGGAAATACCGTAGGCAAAAACCTCGAATCCGTAAAACATGTGGACCATTCCGTGATTCGCCCTGTGGATAATCCTTATCATTCGCAAGGTGGGATCGCTATTCTCTATGGCAATCTGGCACCTGAAGGAGCGGTTGTGAAACAAAGTGCCGTAGCTCCAGAAATGTTGAACAGAACTGGACGTGCCCGTGTTTTTGAAAGTGAAAAAGAGGCCGCTGATGCCATCTTGGGTGGTGCCATTCAACCAGGAGACGTGGTGGTCATCCGATACGAAGGACCCAAAGGCGGTCCCGGCATGCAGGAAATGCTTACACCGACGGCAGCCATCATCGGCATGAATTTGGGCAAGGAAGTGGCGCTTATCACCGACGGCCGCTTCAGTGGCGGAACCCAAGGAGCCGCCATCGGACACATCAGTCCGGAAGCAGCGGCCGGGGGGCCCATTGCCTTGGTGGAAGAAGGGGATCTTATTTCTATCGATATTCCAGCCAAGAAACTTAATCTTCTCGTAGACGAAGCCACCTTGGAAGCACGTCGAGCGGCATGGCGCCCCAGGCCGCCACGCGTCCAGCATGGATATCTGGCACGATATGCCAAAATGGTTACCAGCGGCGCTACGGGAGCCGTTTTTTCGGAATGA